One region of Haloprofundus salilacus genomic DNA includes:
- a CDS encoding amidohydrolase has product MGKETVFDWVDENEPRLVDVAERIWETPELGLHEEQSAATLVELLESEGFEVESGVAGMPTAFVATYGEGDPRVGILGEYDALPGLSQRIESERDPIEEGGPGHGCGHNLFGTAGAGAAIAVKEAIDESGISGTVVFYGCPAEETLVGKTYMARAGVFDDLDAALTWHPGDLSTPRMGSSNALDSVMFTFEGEAAHAGGSPDSGRSALDAVELMNTGVEYMREHISDDARMHYVITDGGDAPNVVPAEATVWHYVRAPEREEVERNTEWLRDIAEAAAMMTQTEVSERFLTGCYDYRANDVVSEVIWENMRTVGPIPYDDANYAFAAELKATVPDDRIESGLSNVPDELYDEIREKSLHPDPVEPFDHDHQTHGSTEVADVSWITPTGQFTAATWPVGAPGHSWQVVAANGDFGLKGVAFTAKVLAGATYDLLTTPETVEAAREEFETEIGSGAYETPLPEDAEPPFDVTG; this is encoded by the coding sequence CGAACTGCTCGAAAGCGAGGGTTTCGAGGTCGAGAGCGGGGTCGCCGGGATGCCGACGGCTTTCGTCGCCACCTACGGCGAGGGCGACCCGCGAGTCGGCATCCTCGGCGAGTACGACGCGCTGCCAGGGCTCTCGCAGAGAATCGAATCCGAGCGCGACCCTATCGAGGAGGGCGGTCCCGGCCACGGTTGCGGCCACAACCTCTTCGGCACCGCCGGCGCGGGGGCGGCCATCGCCGTGAAGGAGGCCATCGACGAGTCCGGAATCTCCGGGACCGTCGTCTTCTACGGTTGTCCGGCCGAGGAGACGCTGGTCGGCAAGACGTACATGGCCCGCGCGGGCGTCTTCGACGACCTCGACGCAGCGCTGACGTGGCACCCCGGCGACCTCAGCACCCCCCGAATGGGTTCGTCGAACGCGCTCGACTCCGTCATGTTCACGTTCGAAGGTGAGGCGGCGCACGCGGGCGGGTCGCCCGACTCCGGACGGAGCGCGCTCGACGCCGTCGAACTGATGAACACTGGCGTCGAGTACATGCGCGAGCACATCTCCGACGACGCGCGGATGCACTACGTCATCACGGACGGCGGCGACGCGCCGAACGTCGTCCCCGCGGAGGCGACGGTGTGGCACTACGTCCGCGCGCCGGAACGCGAGGAGGTCGAACGCAACACCGAGTGGCTCCGCGACATCGCAGAGGCGGCGGCGATGATGACGCAGACCGAGGTCTCCGAGCGCTTCCTCACCGGGTGTTACGACTACCGCGCCAACGACGTGGTCTCGGAGGTCATCTGGGAGAACATGCGGACCGTCGGCCCGATTCCGTACGACGACGCCAACTACGCGTTCGCCGCGGAACTGAAAGCGACGGTCCCGGACGACCGAATCGAGTCGGGGCTCTCGAACGTCCCCGACGAACTGTACGACGAGATCCGCGAGAAATCGCTGCATCCGGACCCGGTCGAACCGTTCGACCACGACCACCAGACCCACGGGTCGACGGAAGTCGCCGACGTGAGTTGGATCACGCCGACCGGCCAGTTCACGGCGGCGACGTGGCCCGTCGGCGCACCCGGCCACTCCTGGCAGGTCGTCGCCGCCAACGGCGACTTCGGACTGAAGGGCGTCGCGTTCACCGCGAAAGTGCTCGCCGGGGCGACATACGACCTGCTGACGACCCCCGAGACGGTGGAGGCTGCGCGCGAGGAGTTCGAGACCGAGATCGGCAGTGGCGCGTACGAGACGCCGCTGCCGGAGGATGCGGAACCGCCGTTCGACGTGACAGGGTAG
- a CDS encoding FxsA family protein, whose amino-acid sequence MRTRWIIALLLLIPLSDALLLVPVASELGLLPTVALVVLTGLVGMMLVRAEGRTTLARIQQRLAIGELPANQLLDGGLLIAAGAFLLTPGLITDALGFLLAIPVTRYPIRTVIKRYVVKPYLDKQADGFVSGGVWTGGFPYPDEDDDDVYDVGSNSYRFDDDGDADRSN is encoded by the coding sequence ATGCGGACTCGCTGGATAATCGCGCTGCTGTTGCTCATCCCACTGAGCGACGCGCTGTTGCTCGTCCCCGTCGCAAGCGAGTTGGGCTTGCTCCCGACCGTCGCGCTCGTCGTACTTACCGGTCTAGTAGGGATGATGCTCGTCCGCGCGGAGGGGCGGACGACGCTCGCACGCATCCAGCAGCGGCTGGCGATCGGCGAACTTCCGGCGAACCAGCTGCTCGACGGCGGCCTGCTCATCGCAGCGGGCGCGTTTCTGCTCACGCCGGGGCTGATCACCGACGCGCTGGGGTTCCTGCTCGCGATTCCGGTGACGCGCTACCCGATTCGGACCGTCATCAAGCGCTACGTCGTGAAGCCGTATCTGGACAAGCAGGCCGACGGCTTCGTCTCCGGGGGCGTCTGGACCGGCGGCTTCCCGTATCCCGACGAGGATGACGACGACGTGTACGACGTCGGTTCGAACTCGTACCGTTTCGACGACGACGGCGACGCCGACAGATCAAACTGA
- a CDS encoding GNAT family N-acetyltransferase, whose product MQSLLAEPSPTLLHWAVHAGNVLVSTADELSVETPVGYLLAVYGDDVHVAELVVDPEHRREGRANALLSHLLSSLETGTRVTVAVEPGNEAARALYASIGFRLTRRDESYFDRGPALILARTA is encoded by the coding sequence ATGCAGTCGCTGCTCGCGGAACCAAGTCCGACACTACTTCACTGGGCCGTCCACGCGGGGAACGTCCTCGTCTCGACGGCGGACGAGCTGTCGGTCGAAACGCCGGTCGGCTATCTGCTGGCAGTGTACGGCGACGATGTCCACGTCGCCGAACTTGTCGTCGATCCCGAGCATCGCCGCGAGGGGCGAGCGAACGCGTTGCTCTCACACCTCCTCTCGTCGCTCGAAACGGGGACACGGGTCACCGTCGCCGTCGAACCTGGAAACGAGGCGGCGAGAGCGCTGTACGCGTCGATCGGATTCCGGCTGACGAGAAGAGACGAATCGTACTTCGACCGGGGACCGGCGCTGATACTCGCTCGTACGGCGTGA
- a CDS encoding DUF92 domain-containing protein produces the protein MTSTLRRAAGFAAVGSLALATPALGVAAAVPFAAVAAVAAFVGEDGRLFELFARPGDRQDGRLTGLLGFALAAAALAVLATVPETRMPSSAFVAAVVLVAYGNLGEQLVSRWNDGEFHAVAGFTVAGFLAAVGGQALVVSVTPETLSVPKLGFLAAVGAFVAALLREVLLKHDDPLVLVSTGLLLWLFHELPIDVSPLEVGAALVLTIVLGYVSYALGTASVPGMLTGILLGVLTIVLGGFGWFAVLITFFGVGALSTKFKYESKRQRGVAEENDGARGSGNVLGNAAVAMVAVLGFAATQRASVELLFLFAFAGSLAAAMSDTLSSEVGGLFDTPRLITTLRPVEPGTDGAVTWQGELAGVVGSVLVAAVAAMLLPLDQPVVSAAIVALGGVGGMTVDSLLGATVEGNRIGNQAVNFLATLSGAVVSVALAAVLL, from the coding sequence GTGACATCGACACTCCGACGCGCGGCCGGATTCGCCGCCGTCGGATCTCTCGCGCTCGCCACGCCCGCGCTCGGCGTCGCAGCGGCGGTTCCGTTCGCCGCCGTCGCCGCCGTCGCCGCGTTCGTCGGCGAGGACGGCCGTCTCTTCGAGCTGTTCGCCCGCCCGGGCGACCGCCAAGACGGCCGTCTGACCGGACTCTTGGGGTTCGCGCTCGCCGCAGCGGCGTTGGCGGTGTTGGCGACGGTGCCGGAGACGCGAATGCCCAGTAGCGCCTTCGTCGCCGCGGTCGTCCTCGTCGCCTACGGTAACCTCGGCGAGCAGTTAGTCTCCCGCTGGAACGACGGCGAGTTCCACGCCGTCGCCGGGTTCACCGTCGCCGGGTTTCTGGCGGCCGTTGGCGGGCAGGCGCTCGTCGTCTCGGTGACTCCGGAGACGCTGTCGGTTCCGAAACTTGGGTTTCTGGCCGCCGTCGGCGCGTTCGTCGCCGCGCTCCTTCGGGAGGTCCTCCTCAAACACGACGACCCGTTGGTGCTCGTCTCGACCGGCCTGCTGCTGTGGCTGTTCCACGAACTCCCTATCGACGTGTCGCCGCTGGAGGTCGGCGCAGCACTCGTGTTGACTATCGTCCTCGGCTACGTCTCGTACGCGCTCGGGACCGCGTCGGTTCCGGGGATGCTCACGGGCATCCTCCTCGGCGTGCTCACTATCGTGCTGGGCGGATTCGGCTGGTTCGCCGTTCTCATCACCTTCTTCGGTGTCGGCGCACTCTCGACGAAGTTCAAGTACGAATCGAAGCGCCAGCGCGGCGTCGCCGAGGAGAACGACGGCGCGCGCGGCAGCGGTAACGTCCTCGGCAACGCTGCCGTCGCGATGGTGGCCGTTCTCGGCTTCGCCGCGACCCAGCGAGCGAGCGTCGAGTTGCTGTTTCTGTTCGCGTTCGCCGGATCTCTCGCAGCGGCGATGAGCGATACGCTGTCGAGCGAAGTGGGCGGCCTCTTCGACACGCCGCGGCTCATCACTACGCTCCGCCCGGTCGAACCGGGAACCGACGGCGCGGTGACGTGGCAGGGCGAACTCGCCGGCGTCGTCGGGTCGGTGCTCGTCGCCGCCGTCGCCGCCATGCTGTTGCCGCTCGACCAGCCGGTCGTGAGCGCAGCCATCGTCGCACTCGGCGGTGTCGGCGGGATGACCGTCGACAGCCTCCTCGGGGCGACCGTGGAGGGCAACCGCATCGGCAATCAGGCGGTGAACTTCCTCGCGACGCTGTCGGGCGCCGTCGTGAGCGTCGCGCTCGCCGCCGTCCTCCTCTAA
- a CDS encoding undecaprenyl diphosphate synthase family protein yields the protein MALYDTYLALRHRRSTADSPRHVAVVITERDLLEKGAYETLERFLEWTFEYGAERVTVSVSVLDPAVVPTLERELRDVDAPRQLVVRSPDDTERADAPIQVSIGLGGKHEFAEAVRSLAREVEDGTLDPEDIDETDIEGRLVFPDEPDLVLKTGAERLSDFMIWQSVYSELYFTDVNWRDFRKRDYLRAVLDYKDRKRRFGR from the coding sequence GTGGCCCTGTACGATACGTATCTCGCGCTTCGCCACCGCCGCTCGACGGCGGACTCTCCCCGACACGTCGCCGTCGTCATCACCGAACGCGACCTGTTGGAGAAAGGCGCTTACGAGACGCTCGAACGGTTCCTCGAGTGGACGTTCGAGTACGGGGCCGAACGCGTCACCGTCTCGGTGAGCGTTCTCGACCCCGCTGTCGTTCCGACGCTCGAACGGGAGTTGCGCGATGTCGACGCCCCACGACAACTCGTCGTCCGCAGTCCCGACGACACGGAACGCGCCGACGCCCCCATTCAGGTGAGCATCGGTCTCGGCGGCAAACACGAGTTCGCCGAGGCGGTCCGCTCGCTGGCCCGCGAAGTCGAAGACGGGACACTCGACCCCGAAGACATCGACGAAACGGACATCGAGGGGCGACTCGTCTTCCCTGACGAACCGGACCTCGTGCTGAAAACGGGGGCTGAGCGGCTCTCAGATTTCATGATCTGGCAGTCGGTTTACTCGGAACTGTACTTCACCGACGTGAACTGGCGGGACTTCCGCAAGCGCGACTACCTCCGCGCGGTGCTGGATTACAAGGATCGAAAGCGGCGCTTCGGGCGGTAG
- the uppS gene encoding polyprenyl diphosphate synthase produces the protein MFRRVRREFASGYERLLRGEVGEGPTHVAIIQDGNRRYAEQNGENAPDGHRAGAETTERVLDWCQELGIAELTLYAFSTENFERPPEEREPLFDLIESKLYEFADADRVHENEVCIRAIGAIDRLPERVRDAVDYAERQTRGYDEFTLNIALAYGGRAELLEAARDVARAVDAGDLSPDDIDVEEVERRLYRRPVRDVDLIIRTGGDERTSNFLPWHANGNEAAVFFCAPYWPEFSKVDFLRGIRTYESREASWQRHRTNRAVALVRSLAEAELAEAKTVAGRLRDQLTSAGAAEIDEALANHETEPAD, from the coding sequence ATGTTCCGGCGGGTCCGGCGAGAGTTCGCATCGGGGTACGAGCGGTTGCTACGCGGCGAAGTCGGCGAGGGACCCACGCACGTCGCCATCATCCAGGACGGGAACCGGCGGTACGCCGAGCAAAACGGCGAGAACGCGCCGGACGGCCACCGTGCGGGCGCGGAGACGACCGAGCGCGTCCTCGACTGGTGTCAGGAACTCGGCATCGCCGAACTGACGCTGTACGCGTTTTCGACGGAGAACTTCGAGCGGCCACCCGAGGAGCGTGAACCGCTGTTCGACCTCATCGAGTCGAAACTGTACGAGTTCGCCGACGCGGACCGAGTCCACGAGAACGAGGTGTGCATCCGCGCCATCGGCGCCATCGACCGACTGCCAGAGCGGGTCAGAGACGCCGTCGACTACGCCGAACGACAGACTCGCGGCTACGACGAGTTCACGCTGAACATTGCGCTGGCGTACGGCGGACGCGCCGAACTGCTGGAGGCCGCCCGCGACGTCGCGCGCGCCGTCGACGCCGGGGACCTCTCACCCGACGACATCGACGTGGAGGAGGTCGAGCGCCGACTCTACCGCCGACCCGTCCGCGACGTGGACCTCATCATCCGGACCGGCGGCGACGAGCGAACCTCCAACTTCCTCCCGTGGCACGCGAACGGCAACGAGGCGGCGGTGTTCTTCTGCGCACCCTACTGGCCGGAGTTCTCGAAGGTCGATTTCCTCCGCGGCATCCGCACGTACGAGTCCCGCGAGGCGTCGTGGCAGCGTCACCGGACGAACCGGGCCGTCGCGCTTGTCAGGTCGCTGGCGGAGGCGGAACTGGCGGAGGCGAAGACCGTCGCCGGGCGACTCCGCGACCAACTCACGAGCGCTGGGGCCGCCGAGATAGACGAGGCGCTCGCGAACCACGAGACGGAACCGGCCGACTGA
- a CDS encoding DUF5778 family protein, with translation MSEILDEDLYKRTKALLEPGDIQLNGVIVHTDLSGQEDLEMHELTVELNDVIAEHAGKGETYIYAGNDDSNFASNQFQGLTLEDDEFVWECQQLLRNGAFNLVFYYEADADHEAIVEDIEEMGYRVTGVRGD, from the coding sequence ATGAGCGAGATTCTCGACGAGGACCTCTACAAGCGGACGAAGGCCCTGCTGGAACCCGGCGACATCCAACTCAACGGCGTCATCGTCCACACCGACCTCTCTGGGCAGGAGGACCTGGAGATGCACGAACTCACCGTCGAACTGAACGACGTGATCGCCGAGCACGCGGGGAAAGGCGAGACGTACATCTACGCCGGCAACGACGACTCCAACTTCGCTTCCAACCAGTTTCAGGGGTTGACGCTGGAGGACGACGAGTTCGTCTGGGAGTGCCAGCAACTCCTGCGAAACGGCGCGTTCAACCTCGTGTTCTACTACGAAGCCGACGCCGACCACGAGGCCATCGTCGAAGACATCGAGGAGATGGGCTACCGAGTGACCGGCGTCCGCGGCGACTGA
- a CDS encoding rhodanese-like domain-containing protein has protein sequence MQRRTFLAAAGAAGVTAFAGCLGSSSSGTPDNNTNGYETISVDGSNAQVPLAPIDDVYQWFQDESAKFVDARGQRQYDASHIKGAVLSPAPDGQANDPTGAWEKSQRIVTYCGCPHHLSSMRAASLIDSGYTEVFALDEGFFTWRDRGYPLQGSEVDVEPPSYTIRGQTDASLAGQNAWARHEASGQREAGPIADDGSFELVLHFFDVTESSPIVVETPAYRVERPLGELADTVVTNVNR, from the coding sequence ATGCAGCGTCGCACGTTCCTCGCCGCCGCCGGTGCCGCCGGAGTTACGGCGTTCGCTGGCTGTCTCGGCTCGTCGTCGTCCGGAACGCCGGACAACAACACCAACGGCTACGAAACCATCTCCGTCGACGGGTCGAACGCGCAGGTCCCACTCGCGCCGATAGACGACGTGTACCAGTGGTTCCAAGACGAGTCGGCGAAGTTCGTCGACGCCCGCGGGCAACGACAGTACGACGCCTCCCACATCAAGGGGGCGGTGCTCTCACCCGCTCCGGACGGACAGGCGAACGACCCGACCGGCGCCTGGGAGAAGTCCCAGCGTATCGTGACCTACTGCGGCTGTCCGCACCACCTCTCGTCGATGCGCGCCGCCTCGCTCATCGACTCGGGCTACACGGAGGTGTTCGCGCTGGACGAGGGCTTCTTCACGTGGCGCGACCGCGGCTACCCGCTCCAAGGGTCGGAAGTCGACGTGGAGCCTCCGTCGTACACCATCCGCGGACAGACCGACGCGTCGCTGGCGGGCCAGAACGCGTGGGCGCGACACGAGGCGTCCGGACAGCGCGAGGCCGGACCCATCGCCGACGACGGAAGCTTCGAACTCGTGTTGCACTTCTTCGACGTGACCGAGTCGTCGCCCATCGTCGTCGAGACGCCCGCCTACCGCGTCGAGCGCCCGCTCGGCGAACTCGCGGACACTGTCGTCACGAACGTAAATCGCTGA
- a CDS encoding Lrp/AsnC family transcriptional regulator, whose protein sequence is MRQADADVTLSTLDRAIINAFQGGFPVVERPFDPAAAALRERGVDVTADELLARVRTLDGEGVLTRFGALVNAENIGGAATLVAMHAPPERFEEIADQVNAHREVAHNYEREHPHLNMWFVVSVADEARVDDVLAKIESETGQETYNLPKLNEFRVEAKFMLDGPIPDGDVDLSHLGPEVEPSDRTALTPEERDLIVEIQGGLPVTETPYADVADAIGAETEWVVETIKRFDLEGKVRRVGVIPNHYALGYTENGMTVWNVPDEVVETVGPAVASLDFVTHCYRRPRHEGVWPYNFFAMTHGRDEAESQRRIQEVREKMSEYWDVGDDDWDSLFSTRILKKTGIRLTERAEANTSE, encoded by the coding sequence ATGAGACAGGCGGACGCGGACGTGACGCTCTCGACACTCGACCGCGCCATCATCAACGCGTTTCAGGGCGGATTCCCCGTCGTCGAACGGCCGTTCGACCCGGCCGCGGCCGCGCTACGCGAACGCGGCGTCGACGTCACCGCGGACGAATTACTCGCGCGCGTGCGGACGCTCGACGGGGAGGGCGTCCTCACGCGGTTCGGCGCGCTTGTCAACGCCGAGAACATCGGCGGCGCGGCGACGCTCGTCGCGATGCACGCCCCGCCCGAGCGTTTCGAGGAGATCGCCGATCAGGTGAACGCCCACCGCGAAGTCGCGCACAACTACGAGCGCGAGCACCCGCACCTCAACATGTGGTTCGTCGTCAGCGTGGCGGACGAAGCCCGCGTCGACGACGTGCTCGCCAAAATCGAGTCCGAGACCGGCCAGGAGACGTACAACCTCCCCAAACTGAACGAGTTCCGAGTCGAGGCGAAGTTCATGCTCGATGGGCCGATTCCCGACGGCGACGTCGACCTCTCGCACCTCGGTCCCGAGGTGGAACCGTCGGACAGAACGGCGCTCACGCCCGAGGAACGCGACTTGATCGTCGAGATACAGGGCGGGCTCCCGGTTACGGAGACGCCGTACGCCGATGTGGCCGACGCAATAGGCGCAGAAACCGAGTGGGTCGTCGAGACCATCAAGCGCTTCGATCTGGAGGGGAAAGTCCGACGCGTCGGCGTCATCCCGAACCACTATGCGCTGGGCTACACCGAGAACGGGATGACCGTCTGGAACGTCCCCGACGAGGTGGTCGAGACCGTCGGTCCCGCCGTCGCCTCGCTCGACTTCGTCACGCACTGCTACCGCCGCCCGCGACACGAAGGCGTCTGGCCGTACAACTTCTTCGCGATGACCCACGGGCGCGACGAAGCCGAGAGCCAGCGGCGGATTCAGGAGGTGCGCGAGAAGATGAGCGAGTACTGGGACGTCGGCGACGACGACTGGGACTCGCTGTTCTCGACGCGCATCCTGAAGAAGACTGGAATCAGACTGACCGAACGGGCGGAGGCGAACACGAGTGAGTAG
- a CDS encoding precorrin-2 dehydrogenase/sirohydrochlorin ferrochelatase family protein encodes MIPLFHDFTDETIIVFGGGTVGARKARRFAGEARVVVVSPEFAEQEFGDAELVRASPAPDEICEWLDRFDPALVVAATNDESVNEAVETAARDARVLVNRTDRAGGRDAGSVVVPATVEDDPVTVAVSTGGRSPALSKQLRERIEAELDGAGAMAELTGEIRAELKADGVPPAERRAAVRAVVESSRVWKALRTGESNARKEAQRVIRNRGESP; translated from the coding sequence ATGATTCCACTCTTCCACGACTTCACGGACGAGACGATCATCGTCTTCGGCGGCGGGACCGTCGGCGCGCGGAAGGCGCGGCGCTTCGCCGGAGAGGCGCGCGTCGTCGTCGTCAGCCCCGAGTTCGCAGAGCAGGAGTTCGGCGACGCGGAACTGGTTCGCGCCTCCCCCGCGCCCGACGAGATTTGCGAGTGGCTCGACCGATTCGACCCGGCATTAGTCGTCGCCGCGACGAACGACGAGTCAGTGAACGAAGCCGTCGAAACGGCGGCGCGCGACGCCAGAGTTCTCGTGAACAGAACCGACCGCGCTGGCGGCCGCGACGCCGGAAGCGTCGTCGTGCCCGCGACCGTCGAGGACGACCCCGTGACTGTCGCCGTCTCGACTGGCGGGCGGAGTCCGGCGCTCTCGAAACAGCTCCGCGAGCGAATCGAGGCCGAACTGGACGGCGCGGGCGCGATGGCCGAGCTGACCGGCGAGATTCGCGCGGAGCTGAAAGCCGACGGCGTCCCGCCGGCAGAGCGGCGGGCGGCGGTTCGAGCGGTCGTCGAATCGTCTCGTGTTTGGAAGGCTTTACGTACGGGCGAATCCAACGCCCGGAAAGAGGCCCAGCGCGTGATACGAAACAGAGGTGAGTCCCCGTGA
- the hemA gene encoding glutamyl-tRNA reductase — protein MEETGVISGVSVSHVHATVDEIEAVCRDDVRTTLSELLARDGVEEAFVVQTCNRAEAYVVTERPAVGAAALADFAPDVRDGAVVTLDHEASLRHLMRVAAGLESLVLGEDQILGQLRRAEEEARAVDGIGTMLEDALRKAIHVGERARTETKINEGVVSLGSAAVRLAETETTVEGATALVVGAGEMGTLAARALDSANVERLLVANRTVPHAEHVAAEVDADATAVALDAAATAASEADVVITATSSTGYVLDGETLADAGETVLIDIAQPRDVDPSASDLPGVVVRDIDALESVTAETRARRRSETDAVEAMIDDELARLLDAYKRKRADDAISTMYESAEAVKRREVQTALSKLDAQGEMTDEQRKTVEALADALVGQLLAAPTKSLRDAAADDDWTTIQTAMQLFNPEFGDGSTFRAQPFEAGDTPEDGEVPPHVVEQCSDD, from the coding sequence ATGGAAGAAACCGGCGTCATCTCCGGCGTGAGCGTCTCGCACGTCCACGCGACCGTCGACGAGATAGAGGCGGTGTGCCGCGACGACGTCCGGACGACCCTCTCGGAGCTCCTCGCGCGCGACGGCGTCGAAGAAGCGTTCGTCGTCCAGACGTGCAACCGCGCGGAGGCGTACGTCGTCACCGAACGACCCGCCGTCGGCGCAGCGGCGCTGGCGGATTTCGCCCCCGACGTGCGCGACGGTGCGGTCGTCACGCTCGACCACGAGGCGAGCCTTCGCCACCTTATGCGCGTCGCCGCCGGACTGGAGTCGCTCGTGCTCGGCGAGGATCAAATTCTCGGCCAACTTCGCCGCGCCGAGGAGGAGGCCCGCGCCGTCGACGGCATCGGCACGATGCTCGAAGACGCCCTGCGGAAAGCCATCCACGTCGGCGAGCGCGCCCGCACCGAGACGAAGATAAACGAAGGGGTCGTGTCGCTCGGCAGCGCCGCCGTCCGCCTCGCCGAGACGGAGACGACCGTCGAAGGCGCGACGGCGCTCGTCGTCGGCGCGGGCGAGATGGGGACGCTCGCGGCGCGCGCGCTCGACTCGGCGAACGTCGAGCGTCTGCTCGTCGCCAACCGGACCGTCCCCCACGCCGAACACGTCGCCGCCGAAGTCGACGCCGACGCGACGGCCGTCGCCCTCGACGCCGCCGCTACTGCCGCCAGCGAGGCGGACGTAGTCATCACTGCGACCAGCAGCACCGGCTACGTCCTCGACGGCGAGACGCTCGCCGACGCAGGTGAGACGGTGCTCATCGACATCGCCCAACCCCGAGACGTCGACCCGTCGGCGAGCGACCTTCCGGGCGTCGTCGTCCGCGACATCGACGCGCTCGAAAGCGTCACCGCTGAGACCCGAGCGCGCCGTCGCTCGGAAACCGACGCCGTCGAGGCGATGATAGACGACGAACTCGCGCGGTTGCTCGACGCCTACAAGCGCAAGCGCGCCGACGACGCCATCAGCACGATGTACGAGAGCGCCGAGGCGGTCAAACGCCGTGAGGTCCAGACCGCACTGTCAAAACTCGACGCGCAGGGCGAGATGACCGACGAGCAGCGCAAGACGGTCGAGGCGCTCGCCGACGCCCTCGTTGGCCAATTGCTCGCCGCGCCGACGAAGTCGCTTCGCGACGCCGCAGCCGACGACGACTGGACGACAATCCAGACGGCGATGCAGTTGTTCAACCCAGAGTTCGGCGACGGGTCGACGTTCCGCGCGCAGCCGTTCGAGGCGGGTGACACGCCCGAAGACGGGGAGGTCCCGCCGCACGTCGTCGAGCAGTGCTCCGACGACTGA
- a CDS encoding 4a-hydroxytetrahydrobiopterin dehydratase produces MAERLGDDEIARQLPDGWEREDDEIVRVYEFDDYLSGVQFATQVAEVADEEFHHPEMIVRYDEVEVRLTSHEAGGITDQDMRLASLFDDEY; encoded by the coding sequence ATGGCCGAACGACTGGGCGACGACGAGATAGCACGCCAACTACCCGACGGCTGGGAGCGCGAGGACGACGAAATCGTGCGCGTCTACGAGTTCGACGACTATCTCTCGGGAGTGCAGTTCGCCACGCAGGTCGCGGAAGTCGCCGACGAGGAGTTCCACCACCCGGAGATGATCGTCCGCTACGACGAGGTCGAAGTCCGCCTTACCAGCCACGAAGCCGGCGGCATCACCGACCAGGATATGCGCCTCGCCTCGCTGTTCGACGACGAGTACTGA
- the lwrS gene encoding LWR-salt protein gives MDAAYVFRVRFRLDPAEVAVAPDEFETVVRKPAATPGDDGWLFFFHNLWRGEVNDDGHARSLAEGWLSLPVTAVQFSELDADEAYFAALKDEIADDLDRFNADDVSEVLNKYLGSSIRVR, from the coding sequence ATGGACGCGGCGTACGTGTTTCGCGTCCGCTTCCGACTCGACCCGGCGGAGGTAGCGGTCGCTCCCGACGAGTTCGAGACGGTCGTCCGTAAACCGGCGGCGACGCCGGGTGACGACGGCTGGTTGTTCTTTTTCCACAACCTGTGGCGCGGCGAGGTCAACGACGACGGCCACGCCCGCTCGCTGGCCGAAGGGTGGCTCTCGCTCCCCGTCACGGCGGTGCAGTTCAGCGAACTCGACGCCGACGAGGCGTACTTCGCGGCGCTGAAAGACGAAATCGCCGACGACCTCGACCGGTTCAACGCCGACGACGTGAGCGAAGTGCTCAACAAGTACCTCGGTAGTTCGATTCGCGTGCGGTGA